The genome window ctatttaaaccattaaactatttattttactattttaattattattattatttaatttacttcaaaataaattttagaacaaaaacaatctaaatttttatatattattgattaaatgtgggctgaaaaaactgttgtcctcaaaaattcaacagatgaggactcatgtcAACTCAAGGCGACATTAGGGATGTACATGGGCATTGCCTGGAGCTCAAATGTTTGAAATTGTTggggaaatttttttaaatagacgctatctttaataacttatTGAGGTTTTGAgttgtacacacatgcattgatGCCTAAACAATTCCAGAAACCAGAGAAtgaagaataaaccagttgttgggtgaAAATAATCCATCcaggtgtttacagaaacaagccagcatttttacagtgtattttttgagttattctaatgttctatCCTGAAAGTCTGTTTTCcagttatttttacatttaaagtttaatgtctttaaatgtaacattttaaaaataaaaataataacaataaaccgatacaatttgtactttgtacaaataaaattgttagctaatgaacttgatcgtctgtctaATCAACATTgaaccaatttttttaattcattattggTCAGTAAATctcaatagctctggttctgatttttcatgttttttgtataaaatactCGAAGGTGAAAATTAacattactattatttatttgatgcaacatatgacttttttatgacttaagctGAAAACTGCATCGAATTAAAATatccctttgcgccacctggtgtAATtgcacaaattactttgaattgcaaATTATTATTTCGGCTATGACAGAGAGCACATCTCATTATAGACATCCCCCTAGACTACGTActgtacaccttggacaggtgccaatccatcgcagggcacacacacatcacacactacgaacaatttggggacaccaattagcataacctgcatatctttggactgcgggaggaaaccagagtaccaggataaaacccaccaagcacggggagaacatgcaaactccatgcacgtagggatgggaatcaagcctgcccgggaatcgaaccttgaccctgaaggtgcaaggaaacagtgctaaccactacaccaccgtgctcagattaactcaactacctcaaaacattgagacttcACTGATTCATcaacacatgtactgtacaaagacaCTGACTACACTACCTAACTATTGTACACACCagcctgtaaatgctctttcacacaatatttattattttataattttgcatGAACTACTTCAATCCTTGCTTCTACTAatgaaatgtttactgtttttccTCCCACTACATTAATTTATCACCTCATTACCGCAGATTATTGTAATATCATGTTTGTTGCATCGTCACTTTGTCgatcttgtttgcacatttgcacgtgccctttatgttgtctcttctGTATAAAAACTTAGACAGTCCCAAGATAGCCAGATAATTGGGTCTCTAAGGTAGcttattagttttttgttaatgtatgtcgttaatttatgttgtcattttaatctgtcttgtctcagctagccaAGTAATTCGGCTTcgtagttagctagttagttttgtttcgtttcactgtgtactaactgtatatggttgaaatgacattaaagcctacttgacttgacttagtcagtcacctcggttcaggtgagtgtCCTCAACAACTGACTGAAAGGCATTCTggaaaacaaagtttaaaacaaaaaaaaccacaaaagagtcttagggcacaaggcgccctctaggggttaaccctgacATTGTCCGTATTTACAGTGACATTAACATACTTACAGTGAGTTTACTCATGTAGCCCATAGCAAAAGCAAAGGTAATACTATTACtactgatgataataataataataataataataataataataataataataaaacaatagtaataataaatggaGAAAGTAAACTCAAAGAAGAATCATTATGGAtacaaaagaagaagagagaggaaaattaagaataaatacatattgtaTTTACAGTTGGAGCTTGACGCGCTTATGAGCTCTGTCCCTTGCTGTCAATAGGCGCATAAGAAAGATTAACATATTATTTAGTAGAAACGCAATACCTGAGATTGAATGTACGTCTTTAGTGTTTGTCAAGTTCCTGAGAACTTTACAGCTGGCCGCACACTTTTGCATCGGTATttgcatacagtacactgatATGATTTATATCAGCATTCTAAACCCATGTGGCCAACACTCTGCAAGGTGCCTAAAGCAGAGGGGAAATCACACAATTTAGTTTTATAATCTAGTGATGTGtcaatcaaaaagaaaatatgccAGAGATGGCTCTTTGAAGAAAACCACCAGAGCCAGCTCCTGCCTgtgagctgcttttttttttctcttcaagcCACACACGATTGGCATGTCATGatttgtggtggtggtgtttgtgtgtatgcagtgagagggagaggaggGGCGGGGTTACAAACACAGAGATCGAGGAACAAGAGGGAGGGTGATGACAGTACAGACGAGACACAGACAAGACACTGGTAAAGATCCAAAAATGAGTTATAGCAGGAAACACAGTAAAATGTGAATGCATTTCATTGTAAATAgtttataaagtttataaataaaatacatacaatCAGAGTTTGGACCTTTTTGTACAAAACCAAAGATCCAACTAAAAATGGCTTTGTTTTTGCACTTTGTAACTTACTTTTTAGAGCATTCTGCTTCATGTTAAGTATACTAAGTCattcaaattgtaaaaattgtatacaatgtatgttttttttatattcataattaattttacaaataattttacatttacattttacattattttaatgataaactAATTTAAGCaactaaaaaatgtaaagagcCACTTGGGAGCTGAAAGAGACAGCTCTTTTTATTGAGATGAACCAAAAGAACTGACTCTCTAAAAAGAGCTGGAATTTCCATCACTATTATAATTGACAGCTTCACTAGAATGGAATGCTGTACCCAGGACTCACCTTTGTTCCATTGAAACAATTATAGAATGTACAGTCTAGATATGATATGTCATTATAGTTATAATTCCACTTCCATCACAAAAGAAATCATTCAGGAAACAATGCTACGATATTCAAAATAATTAACTTCCTGCATTCTAACAGGAAATCTCTTACTGTAATGTTGGGTGTAGTACGGTGTAGTACTACAACACTGCTAGTATTTTTAAACTACATTTCAAAAGCCTTAAAATCTTGAaacatttaatgtaaattttaagtTTGAAATCTGAGGGAAGGATCACTTGATATATTTACTCATCTCCGATTTGCTTATGTGTGTGAGCCAACTGGGAGAGGAACACACACGTGAACATGATGGCCTGTTGGGCCTGTAcacctccctctgtaactgtcgcctggactttctgaccaaaAGGCCCCAGTCAGTgtggatcgggaactgcacctccagcaccaccacaatGAGCACTGGTGCCCGCAGGggtgtgtgctcagtcccctgctgttcacactgctgactcatgatTGTGTAACGACACACAGTTACAATCATATCAGCAAGTTTGCTGATCACACAACCGTGATGGAAGAGCGAAACCTGAACTTGTTTGTGTTCTAATTTTGTTTAGTTCTACAGAAGTACGTACATCCTGAACTAGACTATCTGCTTTTGGCACTAGGACCACAGAGATAGGCTATTCACTGAggaccaaatatttttttccataccAAGCTTTTGATTACTactttactattaaaaaaataaataaataaaataatatatatatatatatatatatatatatatatatatatatatatatatatatatatatatatattgcatgcttgttttctttttgaccTGGAATGTAATTTGGCAGGATTATATAATTGGTTAAGTAATATGGTTATTTCCTGAGAGCATTCCAGTCACGCAACAGGTTTGACTAATACCATTGGTAGTTGCACCAGTGCTGGGTagatataagagagagagagagagagcgttggGAGAGGACAACTACACCTGTTTACTTTCACAGATACGGTAAAGACAGGCCTAAAAGCAAATATGCTGAAATTTCAGTGTGTGATTGTGGTTCTGGTCTTGTACTTGGAAGGTAAGGTATTTGAGTATTCAgcagtatataaaataacactTGATCTAGTTTGTCCTTTTACTTATTGTTACAtattgttgtattttattttagaatattgCACACTGATCAATAATTGCATATCTCCGGTGTAAAGTCTGAATATTGTATTTTGTTAAACATGttctttttctcatttcagGTTCCTTTTCACAGCTCAATGGTAGGTACTTCTCTCAAACTTAATTATTACCAGacaaaaaattgtttttgttcCGCTCAGCTAGATTGAGATAAAAGTTAACAATGGCGTTTAAATCTTtgatttttatctttctttttcctcagtttgtGGTCAGGCACCTTTAAACAGCCGTATTGTGGGTGGACAGAATGCCACAGTTGGGGCCTGGCCATGGCAAGTTAGTTTACAGAGTCCCGCTTACGGCGGTCATTTCTGTGGTGGATCCCTCATCAACGACAAGTATATTCTGACAGCAGCACATTGTGTTAACAGGTCAGTTTGTTTGGAAGCTTTTCAGAGaggtaaaaataatatatatacagtataaacatgtgTCTTTCGTTCTTTATCCTTTCAGCATTTCCATGTCTGGCCTGACTGTGCATTTGGGGAAACAGACTCTGTCTGGCTCTAATCCCAATCAAATTGTAAGAGGTGTTACAAAAGTGGTCATTCACCCTGACTACAACAGTGCAACCCTTAACAACGACATTGCCCTTCTCCTTCTGAACTCCTCGGTACCCTTCAACAGCTACATCACTCCAGTGTGTCTGGCCGGGCAAGGCAGCACATTTTCAGCTGGCACCAACTGCTGGATAACAGGCTGGGGAAACACTGCAAGTGGaggtaaaatacacacacacacacacacacacacacacacacacacacacacacacacacacacacacacaggggtgtCTGTGGATTACACAACTGAATATACTCATATTTATTAGGCAAATTTTTACCACAGAGGTGTTTTACTGTATTTGCAGCATCATATACATGTTCCAGGAGAAGTAAAGATGCTGTCAAAAGACAGCAATTAGTGTAAAGTAATTACAGCTATTTTGGGACATACTGCCAGGCATTCCTTTATCTTCTGACTCACAAAGCTAGGCACTAGGCAGAGATAAAGGCTTGTAAATGGCTGTGTATGAttgattttcatttcattctatGAATCATATCtatcatatatgtatatataattgtaaatacatATCTGTGGTCTATTATGTAACTATCCTTGCAGCTGCATGTTTGAGATCTGTCTAAAATAGGGTATAaattgtgttttaataaataccttttaaaaatatgttagtatttatgtgtcttttgtgtgtgtagtgcaaCTGTCATCTCCTGGTGTGCTGCAGGAGGCTATGGTGCCCACTGTGGacacaaatgtttgtaatttgCTACTGGGATTTGGATCCATTACCCCAAACATGGTCTGTGCTGGATATTTACAAAAAGGAGGCACGGACACCTGCCAGGTAACACAGATAAATATGAATACGTTTCTAAATAATACAACTTAGTTGTATTATTAACAAAGAtaaaacaaatgatttttttaattgtaaaggGCGATTCTGGAGGTCCCTTGGTGATTAAGCAAGGTGTAGCCTGGATTCAGACCGGTATCACCAGCTGGGGTATAGACTGTGCTCTGCCCTACAAACCTGGTGTGTACACCCTGGTGTCCCAGTACCAATCCTGGATTTCTACCATCATCATACAAAATACACCTGGATTTGTCATGTAAGACCTTATTTTCTcatgatatataaaaatataatcaaaataTTCTCACGACCTGAGTCATTGACTGATAGTGAGTCACTAAATCTTTGTTAAAATGTGTTCTTGTGTCTTGCCAGGTTCTAACAAAGTGGGTTAACCTGTTGCAGTACTTATGGATCAGCGAGAATTAAAGCATTGATGCCACACAATCTGTATATGTTTTaatgtacaagtttgtatttttttactgGGAAAAATCTAGCAAAGTTTTTTTACATAGTTATTGTTATTCACCTTTGATGTAGTAATGGCACATTGTGATAAATATCTTGTATGTACTgaaaattacatattttaatgtaatcacATTGATTATCTACTTACATAATTGAACAGCAAGCACCTAAATAAACCCCATGTTTGTCATCATTTCATGTGGATTAAATATGtagaaaacattttacacaacataaacattctgctgaagtaaatataaaaatatagtcaCTTTTTCATAGTcactaaaaaaatcttttttgtctttcggctgctccctttcaggggtcgccacagcgaatcatctgcctccatctaaccctatcctctgcatcctcttctttcacactaactaacttcatgtcctctctcactgcatccataaatctcctctttggtcttcctctagacctcctgcctggcagttccaaccccagcatcttctaccaatatatattcactatctctcctctgaacatgtccaaaccacctcaatttaGCCTCTCTGACTTTGTCTCCAAAACATGTAACGTTGGGTTGTACCtgtgatgaactcattcttgatcctatccatccttgttactcccaaggagaaccttaacatcttcagctctgctatcttcaactctgcctcctgtcttttcttcagtggcactgtctctaagccgcagagcatcgctggtctcaccactgtcctgtacacctttcctttcattctcgctgataatattttatcgcacaacacacctgacacattTCTCCACCCATtacaacctgcctgtacctacCTCTTcccctcctttccacactctccattgctctggaccattaaccctaagtcctgcaccttctttacctctgctccctgaagcctcactgttcctcttgggtttctctcattcacacacatgtattccgtcttgctgcagctaaccttcattccactgctttacagagcatacagtACCTCCACCTCGCCAATTTTTCCTCggcctgttccctgctcttgctacaaagcacaatgtcatctgcaaacatgtccatggagactcctgtctaccCTCATCTGtaaacctgtccatcaccaaagcaaacaaaaacaactatttattatcttctctgtacttctcaattagcatccttaaagcaaatactacatctgatgtactctttctaggcatggaaccatattgctgctcacaaatgctcacctctgcccttaatcaagcttccactactctttcccacagcttcatcgtatggctcattagctttatgtcTCTGTAATTGCCTCTTCCTTGTTCGTAAAAATCTACACCAATaaacttctcctccattcctctggaatcctctcactctccaagatcttgttaaacaaactagtcagaaactctactgccacctctcccaagcacttccataccttcacaggtatgtcatcaggactaactaatatttgctacttcctgctccacaacagtcacgtcttctactctttattctctttcattttccttattcatcaacttttcaaagtactccttccatcttcctgttaccctcctggcatctgtcagtacatttccatctctatctttaatcactctaacctgctgcacatccctcccatctctatctcccgcctcgccaacctgtacagatccacctctccctccgtact of Clarias gariepinus isolate MV-2021 ecotype Netherlands chromosome 6, CGAR_prim_01v2, whole genome shotgun sequence contains these proteins:
- the LOC128526824 gene encoding serine protease 27-like, which produces MLKFQCVIVVLVLYLEGSFSQLNVCGQAPLNSRIVGGQNATVGAWPWQVSLQSPAYGGHFCGGSLINDKYILTAAHCVNSISMSGLTVHLGKQTLSGSNPNQIVRGVTKVVIHPDYNSATLNNDIALLLLNSSVPFNSYITPVCLAGQGSTFSAGTNCWITGWGNTASGVQLSSPGVLQEAMVPTVDTNVCNLLLGFGSITPNMVCAGYLQKGGTDTCQGDSGGPLVIKQGVAWIQTGITSWGIDCALPYKPGVYTLVSQYQSWISTIIIQNTPGFVMF